ATCGTGGAGGCCACCGGCAATCCCTATTTTCGCGACCTGTCCCAATTCCTCGACCACCGGGTGCGCCATTTCATCCGCACCGCCCGCGCCAACACCGCGCGCCTCGGCGGCCTTGCCCAGGCGGTGCAGGACGAGCATGTGGCCATCTTCATCGCCATCGAGCGGCAGGACCCCGCCGCCGCCCGCGCCGCCGCCGAAGACCACCTGCGCCACGCCGCCACCCGCCTCGCGCTCTATCTGAAGCCGTGACCTGTCCCGGAACGGGACGGGTTCACCCGCAGGCCGGGGATGCAGCGGGAACGGGGCGTGACCGAATCAGGCGCGGCGGGATTTTCGGGATTTGTTCTGTATGGCTCCGCCTCACCGCCGTCGCCCTCCGGCGTGACCGGAGGACCCATGGGGCGGCCTGTGCCTGCCTGCGAAGAGACTACGGGCCGCGGCGCCGCAGGCGGGGAGCCGCGCCCGTCTCCTGTCCCGGAACGGGACGAACGACGGGCCACCCGCGCACGCAGCGGGAACGGGGCATGACCGAATCAGGCGCCCTCCAGTTTTCCCGTTCTGTTCGCTTCCTATCGCCCCACCGCCCGGAAGCCGGCCTCGCCGGCATCGGCATCGAACAGATAGTCGAAGGCGTTCAGCGCCCGCACCGTGGTGTTGACGAAGGCCGGCCGGTCGCCCCGCCCGACCAGGATGACCCGCGCCGGCGTCACCGGATTGCCGCGGTCGCCTACCGTGAAGCCGTAGGCTGGGGCCGGCTGGCCCTCGCCCGGCGCGATGGCGAGGCTGGCGCCGTCCGCCACCACGCGCCCGCCGCGCAGGCCGGGCACGGCGAGGCCGTCCGTCTGCGCCGGCGGCAGGGTCAGGTACATGACGGACACGCCGGTATCGAGCAGCATCGTGCCACAGGCAACGGGGGTGCGGGCGTTCAGGGAGAGGCAGGCGGGGATGGGCTGCCAGTCGCCGGTGGCCGCGTCGCTGCCGAGCTTCACCTTGCTGAAAGCCGCACCGTCACCTTGGGCCAGCCCCACCTGCACGCCGCGCCTCGTCACCACATAGCCGCGCTTGAAATCGGCCGTGCCCGTCCCCGCCTGCCCCATGCCGGTCACATTCAGGAACGGATTGCGGGCCGGTCCGGCACCGGGCTGGCGATCCTTGGCGCGGGCGAAGCCGATGCCGAGCATGGAGACGCGGCGCGGCGCATCGCTGGGGCGGCAGTTGCGGGCGTTGCGCAGGCAGTCGATGCGCGTCACCGCCAGCACCGGAATGGGCTGGGTGGTCACGCTGGTGCCGTCCGCGCCGGTGACGGTCACCGGCACCATCACGTTCACCCCTCGCATGATGCGGCCGGAGGAGGTGTAGGTCAGTTCGCCCGGCCCCAGCGGCGTCAGCTGGTCGAAGCCGGGGATGGCGCTTGCCGAGACGACAACGCCGGTCGAGCCCGTGTCCATGATGGCGCGGCGCGCCGGTCCGCCATTGATGGACATGGAGAGCGTCGGCGGGCGGAGGATCGGCGCGCCGTCGGCGGGCGCGTTGAGATAGGGCAGGAAGGCCGGCTGCTGCGCCAGTGCCGGGGTCGCCATGGCGGCGGCGAGGAGGGGCAGGAGCAGGAGCGTGGCGGCGCGCATGGCTTTTTCCTCAGCTTGTTGCGAGCTTGGCCGGGAGGGGCCGCTTGCGTGCGTGTTCGCGCACCCTAATCTCGGTGCGAAATTACCGGGAGGGAAAACATGCGCCACGAGATTTCCGGAACGACGCTGCCCGTGCTCACGCTCACGTTGGCGGCGGGGGAGACGGTTCTCGCCGAGACCGACCGCCTCTCCTGGATGACCTCCAACGTCGCCATGCGCACCACGACCGCCACCGGCGGCTCCACCGGCTTCTTCGGCGCCATCGGCCGCGCGCTGGGCGGCGGCGGGCTGTTCATGACCGAGTTCACCGCCGAGGGCGGCGAGGCGCTGGTGGCCTTCGCTGCCACCATTCCCGGCAGCATCTTCGAGATGCAGGTGGCGCCGGGGCGCGGCTATCTCATCCACCGCCACGGCTTTCTCGCCGGCGCGCCGAGCCTGTCCGTGGGTGTGGGGGTGCAGCAGACGCTGGGTGCCGGCGTGTTCGGCGGCGACGGCTTCATCCTGCAGCACGTCACCGGCGAAGGTCCGGCCTTCATCGAGCTGGGCGGTGAGATCGTCAGCTACACGTTGCAGCCGGGGCAGGACCTTTTGGTGCATCCTGGCCATGTGGGCATGTTCGAGGACAGCGTCTCCTTCGAGATCACCACCGTGCGGGGCGTGAAGAACATGCTGTTCGGCGGCGACGGGCTGTTCCTCGCCCGCCTCGCCGGCCCCGGCACGGTGTGGCTCCAGTCGCTCACCCCGTCCAAGCTCGCCCACGCGCTCCAGCCCTATCTGCCGGCCGGCGAGCGGCGGTGAGGGCACGCTCAGGCGCCGGACGGGCTTTTTGGGCCGAGGTCAGATGACCCCGGCCAGTTCCTCGGCGATGAAGTGCGTGAGGCGCGCGCCGCCCTCGGCGGGCGTGCCCACGTTCTCGATGGTGAGGTCGGGGGCGACATCCAGCTCCGGCGCGCGGGCGAGGCGCTCGGCGATGTCGTCGGCGCTCTCGCGGCCGCGCATGGCCAGGCGGGCGGCGCGAACCGGGATGGGCGCCGTCACATGCACCACCCGCACCCGCGCGAAGCGGCGGCGGGCTTCCGGCAGGGTGGCGCGGGAGCCGTTGGCCACCACGACACCACCCTGCGCGATCACCTCCGCCACCTCCGGCCCGAGCGCATAGGAAAGCCCGTGCGCGCGCCAGGAGAGGGGAAAGCGTCCGGCGGCCAGCATTGCGTCGAACTCCGCTTCCGACAGCGTGCCGTGCGCTTCCCCCGTGCCCGAAGGCCGGGTGACGAGGCGCCGGGCGAACAGCACACGCGGGTCGCCGGCAAAGCGCGCGCGGGCGATGTCGATCAGGGTGTCCTTGCCGGCGCCGGAGGGACCGACCACGAGGAGCAGGGTGCCGGGGCCGAACCTGTCGCCAGCCTTTGCGCCGGCTGCATCTGTCGTCATGCCACGCGCCGTCCTTCCCGCCACACGCCTTTCACCACCGGCATCTCGCCGGCCAGCGCCACCCGCACGAGGTCCGCGCGTCGGCCAATGGCGATCTCGCCGCGATCGGCAAGGCCCGCCACCTCGGCCGGGGTCTTGGTGATCATCCGCACCGCCTCGGGCAATTGGATGGAGAGCACCCGGCGGGTGAGGTCGAAGGCCGCCCAGAGCAAGGACGAGGGCACGTAATCCGATGACAGGATATCGAGCCGCCCCCCGCGCGCCAGCTCCTCCGCCGAGACGTTGCCGGTGTGCGAGCCGCCACGCACGAGGTTCGGCGCGCCCATGAGCACCCGGATGCCGGCCTCGTGGGAGAGACGCGCGGCCTCCTCGGTGGTGGGGAATTCGGCGATGGCCACACCGTCGCCGATGGCCTCGGCCACATGTTCGGGCGTGCCGTCATCATGGCTCGCAACCACGCAGCCATGGGCGTGGGCGAGCGCCACCAGCCCCGCGCGGTTGTCGCGGGCGTAGCGCGCGTGGAAGTCGAGCCGCGATGTGACGATCACGTCCATCTCCTCGGCGCTGATGCCGCTCTTCTTCATGTAGTAGGAGCGGAACTGGTCGATGGTCGCAAACTGACGCTGGCCGGGCGTGTGGTCCATGAGCGAGATCAGGTGGACGGGCGTCTTCTTCAGGATCGCCTCGGCGTCCTCCACCACCGTGTCGGTGGGGATTTCGCAGCGCAGGTGGATGAAATGCTCGGCGCGCAGCGCGTCGGCGGCGCGGGCCTGCTCCAGCGCGGCGATGAGGAGCGGGGCATCGCCATCCATGCCCACAGCCTTCTTGTCCGGCCAGACGCGCAGGGAATCGAACACGGTGGTGATGCCGGAGGCGGCCACTTGCGCATCATGGGCGAGCATGGCGGCGAAGGGATTCCAGCGCACCTTGGGGCGGGGGGCGAGATGGCCCTCCACATGGTCCGTGTGTAGCTCCACGAGGCCGGGGAGGAGATAGTCGCCCCCCAGGTCTTCCGCCCCAGCCGGCACGGCACCCGCGCCGATGGCGGAGATGGCGCCGTTCGTCACCGTGATATGGCCGGAGATGATCTCATCGGCCAGGACGAGGCGGGCGTTGGCGAAAACCTGTTCGGTCATTGGCGGGGCTCCGGGATCAGGCTTCGAAACGGGTGACATCCACCACCCGGTCGGCGACGGCCTCGCGGGTCTCGGCATCGTGGAAGATGCCGAGCAGGCCGGCGCCTGCCGCCTTCTTCTCATTGATAAGGTCTATGACCACCTGCCGGTTGGCGGCGTCGAGCGATGCGGTGGGCTCGTCCAGCAGCAGCAGCGGCTGGGACCCGATGAAGCCGCGCGCCACGTTCACGCGCTGCTGCTCGCCGCCGGAGAAGGTCGCCGGCGGCAGCGACCACAGGCGCTCGGGCAGGTTGAGCCGGGCGAGCAGGGTGCCGGCGCGGGCCTTGGCGGTCTCTTCGTCCACGCCCTCGGCACGCAGCGGCGCCGCCACCACGTCGAGGGTGGAGACGCGCGGGATCACCCGCAGGAACTGGCTGACATAGCCGACGCAAGCGCGCCGGAGCGCCAGCATTTGCCGCGGCTCGGCGTCCGCCACTTCGGCGAAGGTGTCGCCATCGGCGATGCGTACGGAGCCGGCGTCGATACGGTAATTGCCGTAGACCATCTTGAGGATGGAGCTTTTCCCCGCCCCCGACGGCCCGCCCAGTGCCACGCACTCCCCCGCGCGGACGTCGAAGGTGACGCCGGAGACCACGGGCAGCATGAGCCCACCGCGCAGGTGCAGGGTGAAGCTTTTGGCGAGGCTTTCGACGGCGAGGAGCGTGTCCCGGCCCAGCGCCAGCGCATTGCCTTCACCAGCCGTCATGCGCTCTGCGGCAGTGGACACGGGGGTGACAGAAGAAGAGATCGTCATGCCGCAAGCACCGAGGAGACGAGGAGCTGGGTGTAGGGCTCGCGCGGGTCGTCGAGCACCTGGTCGGTGAGGCCCTGTTCGATCACGCGGCCGGACTTCATCACCATGATGCGGTGGGAGAGCAGCCGCGCCACCGCCAGATCATGGGTGACGATGACCACCGCGAGGCCGAATTCCTCCACCAACTGGCGGATGAGATCGAGCAGGCGCGCCTGCACCGAGACGTCGAGGCCCGAGGTCGGCTCGTCCATGAAGACGAGGCGGGGGCGGGTGACGAGGTTGCGGGCGATCTGCAGGCGCTGGCGCATGCCGCCGGAGAAGGTGCGCGGGTCGTCGTCAATCCGCTCCGCGGCGATCTCCACGCGGGAAAGCCAGTCGGTAGCCTCGCTGCGGATGTTCGCGTAGTGGCGCCAGCCCACCGCCATCAGCCGCTCGCCCACGTTTCCGCCGGCCGAGACCGCCATGCGCAGGCCCTGCTCCGCATGCTGGCGCACGAAGCCCCAATCGGTGCGCAGCAGCAGCCGGCGCTCGGCTTCGGTGAGGGTCGCAAGATCCCGCGTTTCGCCGTCCCGCATGCGATAGGAGACGGTGCCGGCGGTGGGGCCAAGCTCCGTGGAGAGGAGCCCGAGCAAAGTGGACTTGCCGGAGCCCGATTCACCCACGATGGCCAACACCTCGCCCTCGTGCAGGGTCAGGTCCACGTCGCGGCAGCCGAGGCGGTGGCCGTAATATTTGGCGAGGCCACGGGCGGTGAGGAGGGGGGTATCGGTCGTCATCACGCCTCTCCGTTCTCGGTGGCGGGACCCCCCTCACCCGTCTCGCGGCTGCGCTGCGATCCACCCTCTCCCGCAAGAGGAGAGGGGGTGGGGGGGAGGGGGGCGGGCCGAGTCCCATAAGGCGCGCTCATGGTCCCCGTATGCCCCTCCGACTGGCGGGTGGCGCAATGGTCTGTGTCGGAGCAGACGAACATGCGCCCGCCCTTGTCGTCGAGGATCACCTCGTCGAGATAGACGCCCTTGGCGCCGCACAAAGCGCAGGGCTCCTTGAAGGCCTGCACCTTGAAGGGATGGTCCTCGAAATCCAGCGACACCACCTGCGTGTAGGGCGGGATGGCATAGATGCGCTTCTCGCGTCCGGCGCCGAACAGCTGGAGCGCCGGGCTGTCGTTCATCTTGGGATTGTCGAACTTCGGGATGGGGGAGGGGTCCATCACGTAGCGGCCCTCCACCTTCACCGGATAGGCATAGGTGGTGGCGATGTGGCCGTGGCGGGCGATGTCCTCGTAGAGCTTCACCTGCATCAGGCCGTAATCGGCGAGGCCGTGCAGGCGGCGCGTCTCGGTCTCGCGCGGTTCGAGGAAGCGCAGCGGCTCGGGGATGGGCACCTGGAAGACGATGGTCTGCCCCGCCTTCAGCTCCGCCTCCGGGATGCGGTGGCGGGTCTGGATGATGGTTGCGTCGGCCGTGCGCGTGGTGGTGGCGACGCCGGCCGTGGTCTCGAAGAAGGAGCGGATGGCGACCGCATTGGTGGTGTCGTCCGAGCCCTGGTCGATCACCTTCAGCACGTCGTCGGCGCCGAGGATGGCCGCCGTCACCTGCACCCCGCCGGTGCCCCAGCCGTAGGGCATGGGCATCTCGCGCGAGGCGAAGGGGACCTGATAGCCGGGAATGGCGATGGCCTTCAGGATGGCCCGGCGGATCATCCGTTTCGTCTGCTCATCGAGATAGGCGAAATTGTAGGTGATGGCCGGCATGGAAGAGGCGCGATTGGCGTGCGACGTCGCGACGGCAGTCATTCGGCGGCCTCCTTCATTTCATCAGCGATCTCAGCCTCCGCGCGCATGCGGCGGATGAGGTCGAGTTCGGCCTGGAAGTCCACGTAATGGGGCAGCTTCAGGTGCTCCACGAAGCCGGTGGCCTGCACGTTGTCGCAATGGGAGAGGACGAATTCCTGGTCCTGCGCCGGGGCGCTCTTCTCCTCGCCCAGCTCCTGGAAGCGCAGCGCGCGGTCCACCAGCGCCATGGACATGGCCTTGCGTTCGGACTGGCCGAAGACGAGGCCGTAGCCGCGGGTGAACTGGGGCGGCTCGGTGGCAGAGCCCTTGAACTGGTTCACGCTCTGGCACTCGGTGACGGCGATGTCGCCGAGGGGCACCGCAAAGCCCAGTTCTTCCACAGGAAGGCTCACTTCCACCGTGCCGAAGCGGATCTCGCCCACGAAGGGATGGGTGCGGGCATAGCCGCGCTGGGTGGAATAGCCGAGCGCCAGCAGGAAGCCCTCGTCGCCCCGCGCCAGCGCCTGGAGCCGCAGCGGCCGGTCGGCGGGGAAGGAGAGCGGCTCGCGGGTGAGATCGCGCGGCGGGGTGCCGTCATCGGCCGGGGACGCCTCGATGAGCCCTTCGTCCCCGAGGAGGTCGGTGACGCGGGGCATCCGGGTATCTCCCCTCTTCCCTTGCGGGAGAGGGGCCGGGGGTGAGGGGAGTGATCCCTGGGCGAGAGCTGCCTCCGCTTCGCGAAGCTCCTCCCCCTCACCCCAATCCTCTCCCGCCCGAACTCGGCTGCTGCCGAGTTCGGTTCGTGGAGGTCGAAGTCGGCAAAAGCCGACTTCGAGGGGAGAGGGAGCGCCTGCGGCATTGGTCGCCAGCCGCTCGTCCATCAGCCGGTGGGTGTAGTCGAAGGTGGGGCCGAGCACCTGGCCACCGGGCAGGTCCTTGAAAGTGGCGGAGATGCGCCGCTCGATGCGCATGGCGCCCGTATCCACCGGCACCGAGGCGCCGAAGCGGGGCAAGGTGGTGCGGAAGGCGCGGGCGAGAAAGATGGCCTCGATCAGGTCGCCCCGCGCCTGCTTGATGGCGAGGGCCGCCAGTTCGCGGTCATAGAGCGAACCCTCGGCCATCACGCGGTCGACGGCGAGGGAAAGCTGTCCGGCGATCTGGTCGAGCCCGATCTCCGGCACGCTCTCCTCGCCCCGGCGGCGCTTCGCGAGCAGCGCGTGGGCATTGCGGATGGCGGCCTCGCCGCCCTTCACGGCCACGTACATGGATCAGTCCTCCATCACGGGCGTCACCGAGCGCGGCAGGCCCATTACGGTTCCCGGCCCGGTGAGGATGAGGTCGATACCGAGCGGGTAGAGCGCCCGGTTTGCGGTGAGCCGCGCGGACAGGTCGGCGGGCAGCGGCGCGGCGGCGAAGCTGCGCCGGCCCCTGATGCCGGGACCTTCGATGGCGATCGCGCCGGCGCCGAAGGACTCGACCTGCACGATCAGCGTCGCCGAGCGGTCCGGATAGTCCGGCTCGCCCTGCGCGAAGAGGCCGAAGTCGGGCAGCGCCGCGCCATCGGCGATGAGCGCGAAGCGCGCGGCGGCGGGATCGTCCACAACCGGCGCGCCGGTGTGGAAGCGCAGGAAGGCGGCCACCGCCGGCTCGGCCGAGAGCGCCGCGTCGAGGAACACCGGCGTCTCGTAATCGAGCAACGCGAGGGCGCAGGCGGCGGCCTCGCGGGAGAGCGGCGCGGGCGGGTCGAGGTCGCTCGCCAGCGGCACGGGAAGGCCCGGCTCGGCCATGGCGCGCATCACCGCGGCAAAGCTGCGCTGGGCATCATGAACCGGATCGGCGAAGCCGGCGGAGAGGGGTGCTGCGAGGGCGGGTGCGGCCATCAGTCTTCTCCCCGCGTCATGGTGAAGAAGTTGACCTTGGTCGCCTCGGTTTCCGCCGCCGCCACGGCCGCTTCCACCGCGAGACGCCGGCGCACGGGGGTCAGGGCGTCGGTGACGGCGAGGCGCAGCGCCGCGTCCTGCCACAGCGCGTCGAGGATGGCGGCCGCCTCGGCCTTCGCCGGATCGCGCCCGAGGAGATAGGCAACACCGGTGGCGCCGCCCGCAAGCTGCACGGCGGCGCGTGTGACGGTGGCCTCGCCAAGATTGAACGGCGCGCCGTCGCCGCCGGTGCGGCCCTGCACCATGATGAGGCCGGCTTCCGCCGGGCGCAGCCTTTTGAGCTGGGGCAGGGGCTGGAAGCGCTCCACGGCGGCCTGAAGCTCGGCGCGGGTGGCGCGGGCATAAAGCCCCATCATGGTCTGCCGCGCGGCCTGCTCTGCGCCGGCCTCGGACACGGCGGCGATCTGCGGGTCAGTAAGCGGCGGATCGGACCTCACGGGCGGCCTCCAGATGTCCTTGCACCCCTCGCGCATACGGGTGAGCGCTGCTGCGGGGCCTTGCTGGACATGATTTGTATAATAGTCTATACAAATGCGCAAGAAGGTATGGGCGCCCTCGGCGATTTCCCTGGGCGGAAGGGGAGGCAGGAATGTCTGGTGCGCCGCGCAGTCTCGCCGCCGATGGTCACAGCCCGATGACGGAGGACGAGCTGGGCCCAGCCCCGGCCGGTTCCGTCGCGCGCGGCAGCGGTGTCACGCTCTGGCGTCAGATCGCCGAGAAGCTGGAGGCGGACATTCTCGCCGGCGCCCTCGCGCCGGGCGCCCGCCTGCCGGTGGAGGCGGAGCTTGCCGAACGCTTCGGCGTCAATCGCCATACCTTGCGCCGCGCGCTCTCCCATCTCTCCGAGGCCGGGCTGATCGAGGCGACGGCGGGCCGGGGCACCTTCGTGAAGGAGCCGCCGCTGCGCTATCCCATCGGCCCGCGCACCCGCTTCTCCGAGATCGTGGCGGCGGGCGGGCGCGAGCCGTTCGGCCGCTTCCTCGGCTCATCGGTGGAGCCGGCGGATGCGGACGTGGCGCGCGAGCTGCAATTGGCCGTGGGAACGCCGGTGCTCCGCATCGAGACCACCCACGAGGCGGACGGCGTGCCGATCTCCTGCGGCTCCGCATGGTTTCCCCACGCCCGCTGCCGCGACCTCGATCTCGTCTATGCGGCGACCGGCTCGCTCACGCGGGCGTTGGCGACGCTCGGCATCGAAGATTTCCGCCGCCGCGAGACGCGCATCACCGCCCGCCCCGCCAATCCGCGCGAGATGGAGATTCTCTCCCTCGCCGCCGGCCGCGCGGTGATGGTGCTGGAGCGCCTCGACGTGGAGGCCAACGGCACGCCCCTGCAATGGGGGCGCTCCTCCTTCGCGGCGGACCGGGTGCAGCTGGTATTCAAGCCCTGATTGCTTGCGTCAGGGGAAGGTGTTGCGCGAGAAAGAGGTAACCCGAAGGAGGAGCGTTCTATGGCGGTCGTTGCCGATGAAGCCACCCTGCGCCAGCTCTATGGTGCCGCGGCCGGGCGCAGCGTCGCCAAGCAGCTGGACCGGCTGGACCGGCATTGCCGGCACTTCATCTCGCTGAGCCCGTTCGTGCTTATCGCCACCGCGGACGCCTCCGGCGCCGCCGATGTCTCGCCGCGCGGGGATGTGCCGGGCTTCGTCGCCGCGCGCGAGCGTGAACTCCTCATTCCCGACCGGCCGGGCAACAACCGGCTGGATTCCCTCACCAACATCCTCGCCACCGGACAGGTGGGGCTGCTCTTCCTCATTCCCGGCGTTGACGAGACCTTGCGGGTGAACGGGCGGGCCTTCATCCATGACGACGCGGAGCTGACGCGCCTCTTCACCGTCGGTGGCAAGGCGCCGCGCACGGTGCTGCGGGTGGAGGTGACGGAGGCCTATCTGCATTGCGCGAAGGCCTTCATGCGGTCGCGCCTGTGGGAGCCGGAGGCGCAGGTGGAGCGCACCGTGCTGCCCACCATGGGAGAAATGCTCCGCGACCAGATCGCGGAAAAGGACGCGGCTGGCGCCGCATCGTCCTTCGCTACCGAGACGCCGGAGACGCAGGCGTCCATGGTCGCGCGCTATCGGGACATTCTGTACTGAGGCGAAGGGCCGGAAGAGTTCCGGCCCCCTCGCGGATCTGTCTCCCTCAGCGGGGGAGGGTCGTCGCGCCCATCAGGTCCTTGTCGATGGCGTGGGCGGCCTGACGGCCCTCGCGGATGGCCCAGACCACCAGCGACTGGCCACGGCGCATGTCGCCGGCGGCATAGAGCTTCGGCACGGAGGTGAGGTAGGCCTCCTCGTCCGCCTTCACGTTGCCGCGCTTGTCCAGCGCCGCGCCGGACTGCTCGATGAGCCCGGAGAACAGGGGGTGGGCAAAGCCAATGGCGAGGAAGACGA
The nucleotide sequence above comes from Xanthobacter flavus. Encoded proteins:
- a CDS encoding TIGR00266 family protein, whose translation is MRHEISGTTLPVLTLTLAAGETVLAETDRLSWMTSNVAMRTTTATGGSTGFFGAIGRALGGGGLFMTEFTAEGGEALVAFAATIPGSIFEMQVAPGRGYLIHRHGFLAGAPSLSVGVGVQQTLGAGVFGGDGFILQHVTGEGPAFIELGGEIVSYTLQPGQDLLVHPGHVGMFEDSVSFEITTVRGVKNMLFGGDGLFLARLAGPGTVWLQSLTPSKLAHALQPYLPAGERR
- the phnN gene encoding phosphonate metabolism protein/1,5-bisphosphokinase (PRPP-forming) PhnN, whose amino-acid sequence is MTTDAAGAKAGDRFGPGTLLLVVGPSGAGKDTLIDIARARFAGDPRVLFARRLVTRPSGTGEAHGTLSEAEFDAMLAAGRFPLSWRAHGLSYALGPEVAEVIAQGGVVVANGSRATLPEARRRFARVRVVHVTAPIPVRAARLAMRGRESADDIAERLARAPELDVAPDLTIENVGTPAEGGARLTHFIAEELAGVI
- a CDS encoding alpha-D-ribose 1-methylphosphonate 5-triphosphate diphosphatase, coding for MTEQVFANARLVLADEIISGHITVTNGAISAIGAGAVPAGAEDLGGDYLLPGLVELHTDHVEGHLAPRPKVRWNPFAAMLAHDAQVAASGITTVFDSLRVWPDKKAVGMDGDAPLLIAALEQARAADALRAEHFIHLRCEIPTDTVVEDAEAILKKTPVHLISLMDHTPGQRQFATIDQFRSYYMKKSGISAEEMDVIVTSRLDFHARYARDNRAGLVALAHAHGCVVASHDDGTPEHVAEAIGDGVAIAEFPTTEEAARLSHEAGIRVLMGAPNLVRGGSHTGNVSAEELARGGRLDILSSDYVPSSLLWAAFDLTRRVLSIQLPEAVRMITKTPAEVAGLADRGEIAIGRRADLVRVALAGEMPVVKGVWREGRRVA
- the phnL gene encoding phosphonate C-P lyase system protein PhnL, with amino-acid sequence MTAGEGNALALGRDTLLAVESLAKSFTLHLRGGLMLPVVSGVTFDVRAGECVALGGPSGAGKSSILKMVYGNYRIDAGSVRIADGDTFAEVADAEPRQMLALRRACVGYVSQFLRVIPRVSTLDVVAAPLRAEGVDEETAKARAGTLLARLNLPERLWSLPPATFSGGEQQRVNVARGFIGSQPLLLLDEPTASLDAANRQVVIDLINEKKAAGAGLLGIFHDAETREAVADRVVDVTRFEA
- the phnK gene encoding phosphonate C-P lyase system protein PhnK gives rise to the protein MTTDTPLLTARGLAKYYGHRLGCRDVDLTLHEGEVLAIVGESGSGKSTLLGLLSTELGPTAGTVSYRMRDGETRDLATLTEAERRLLLRTDWGFVRQHAEQGLRMAVSAGGNVGERLMAVGWRHYANIRSEATDWLSRVEIAAERIDDDPRTFSGGMRQRLQIARNLVTRPRLVFMDEPTSGLDVSVQARLLDLIRQLVEEFGLAVVIVTHDLAVARLLSHRIMVMKSGRVIEQGLTDQVLDDPREPYTQLLVSSVLAA
- a CDS encoding carbon-phosphorus lyase complex subunit PhnI, which gives rise to MYVAVKGGEAAIRNAHALLAKRRRGEESVPEIGLDQIAGQLSLAVDRVMAEGSLYDRELAALAIKQARGDLIEAIFLARAFRTTLPRFGASVPVDTGAMRIERRISATFKDLPGGQVLGPTFDYTHRLMDERLATNAAGAPSPLEVGFCRLRPPRTELGSSRVRAGEDWGEGEELREAEAALAQGSLPSPPAPLPQGKRGDTRMPRVTDLLGDEGLIEASPADDGTPPRDLTREPLSFPADRPLRLQALARGDEGFLLALGYSTQRGYARTHPFVGEIRFGTVEVSLPVEELGFAVPLGDIAVTECQSVNQFKGSATEPPQFTRGYGLVFGQSERKAMSMALVDRALRFQELGEEKSAPAQDQEFVLSHCDNVQATGFVEHLKLPHYVDFQAELDLIRRMRAEAEIADEMKEAAE
- the phnH gene encoding phosphonate C-P lyase system protein PhnH, with translation MAAPALAAPLSAGFADPVHDAQRSFAAVMRAMAEPGLPVPLASDLDPPAPLSREAAACALALLDYETPVFLDAALSAEPAVAAFLRFHTGAPVVDDPAAARFALIADGAALPDFGLFAQGEPDYPDRSATLIVQVESFGAGAIAIEGPGIRGRRSFAAAPLPADLSARLTANRALYPLGIDLILTGPGTVMGLPRSVTPVMED
- the phnG gene encoding phosphonate C-P lyase system protein PhnG, encoding MRSDPPLTDPQIAAVSEAGAEQAARQTMMGLYARATRAELQAAVERFQPLPQLKRLRPAEAGLIMVQGRTGGDGAPFNLGEATVTRAAVQLAGGATGVAYLLGRDPAKAEAAAILDALWQDAALRLAVTDALTPVRRRLAVEAAVAAAETEATKVNFFTMTRGED
- the phnF gene encoding phosphonate metabolism transcriptional regulator PhnF; amino-acid sequence: MTEDELGPAPAGSVARGSGVTLWRQIAEKLEADILAGALAPGARLPVEAELAERFGVNRHTLRRALSHLSEAGLIEATAGRGTFVKEPPLRYPIGPRTRFSEIVAAGGREPFGRFLGSSVEPADADVARELQLAVGTPVLRIETTHEADGVPISCGSAWFPHARCRDLDLVYAATGSLTRALATLGIEDFRRRETRITARPANPREMEILSLAAGRAVMVLERLDVEANGTPLQWGRSSFAADRVQLVFKP
- a CDS encoding pyridoxamine 5'-phosphate oxidase family protein yields the protein MAVVADEATLRQLYGAAAGRSVAKQLDRLDRHCRHFISLSPFVLIATADASGAADVSPRGDVPGFVAARERELLIPDRPGNNRLDSLTNILATGQVGLLFLIPGVDETLRVNGRAFIHDDAELTRLFTVGGKAPRTVLRVEVTEAYLHCAKAFMRSRLWEPEAQVERTVLPTMGEMLRDQIAEKDAAGAASSFATETPETQASMVARYRDILY